A DNA window from Sporosarcina sp. ANT_H38 contains the following coding sequences:
- a CDS encoding aldehyde dehydrogenase: MTTIQEGTLQQESMKRDFYKLFINGEQVESSSGERTKIYNPATGELLAEVAKATKEDAEKAVQAARDSFDNGKWKITPAGRRARVLNKIAAIMGSRFNELVELEILNTGKSLAAAKGQISQAIEDFEFYAGAIVGHGGTVNNVPGQFHNYTEKEPLGVCAQIIPWNYPLMMAAWKIAPAIAAGCSVVIKPASLTPLTAIILGEICCEAGVPAGVVNILPGSGSEIGNYLVEHDLVNKVAFTGSTPIGKDIMARAAGTVKRVTLELGGKSPSLIFEDADIEAAVDGSLYGAFNNTGQSCDARTRIYIHENVYDEFVKKFIAKTEKLAIGDPFDKATHMGAIIDQGQLNTVKMYVQSAIDEGAEILSGGKELKPEGFENGFWYAPTIIGNVTQDMKVVREEIFGPVVVVSKFKNEKEAIALANDSDFGLASSIWSTNTATTTRVANQIQAGIVMINTPFSAFPGTPFGGYKQSGFGRELSIGSLDLYTETKSIMSYFGSRPVNPFGL; encoded by the coding sequence ATGACCACAATTCAAGAAGGAACATTACAGCAAGAATCAATGAAGCGAGACTTTTACAAGCTTTTCATTAACGGTGAACAAGTGGAAAGCAGCAGTGGCGAGCGCACAAAGATTTATAATCCTGCGACTGGTGAACTACTCGCTGAAGTAGCAAAAGCAACGAAAGAAGACGCTGAAAAAGCTGTTCAAGCTGCTAGAGATTCATTCGATAATGGGAAATGGAAAATAACTCCTGCTGGACGTCGTGCACGTGTACTAAACAAAATTGCAGCTATTATGGGCTCACGCTTTAATGAGCTTGTAGAGCTTGAAATTTTGAATACAGGTAAATCACTTGCGGCTGCTAAAGGGCAGATTTCACAAGCAATTGAAGACTTTGAATTTTACGCTGGCGCTATCGTTGGACACGGTGGAACTGTAAACAACGTACCTGGTCAATTCCATAACTACACTGAAAAAGAACCACTTGGTGTATGTGCGCAAATTATTCCATGGAACTATCCACTTATGATGGCTGCTTGGAAGATTGCTCCGGCTATAGCAGCAGGTTGCTCGGTCGTTATTAAGCCAGCGTCGCTAACGCCACTTACAGCTATTATTCTTGGAGAAATTTGTTGCGAAGCAGGCGTTCCGGCAGGCGTGGTTAACATTTTGCCAGGCTCTGGTTCAGAAATTGGTAACTACTTAGTAGAGCACGATCTAGTGAATAAAGTTGCATTCACAGGTTCTACACCAATTGGAAAAGATATTATGGCAAGAGCAGCAGGAACAGTAAAACGGGTAACACTAGAACTTGGTGGGAAATCTCCAAGCCTTATTTTTGAAGATGCAGATATTGAGGCAGCAGTTGATGGTTCACTCTACGGCGCTTTCAATAACACAGGTCAATCTTGTGATGCACGAACACGTATCTATATTCATGAAAATGTGTACGATGAGTTCGTTAAGAAATTCATTGCTAAAACTGAAAAACTCGCAATTGGAGATCCATTTGATAAAGCAACACATATGGGTGCAATTATCGATCAAGGCCAGTTGAACACAGTGAAAATGTATGTTCAATCTGCAATCGATGAAGGTGCTGAAATTCTTTCTGGTGGTAAAGAATTGAAACCAGAAGGCTTTGAAAACGGATTTTGGTATGCGCCGACAATAATCGGAAACGTAACACAAGACATGAAAGTCGTACGTGAAGAAATCTTTGGACCAGTTGTCGTTGTATCGAAATTTAAAAACGAAAAAGAGGCAATTGCATTAGCGAATGACTCAGATTTTGGTCTAGCTTCTTCTATCTGGTCAACAAATACTGCAACTACAACACGCGTTGCCAACCAAATTCAAGCGGGAATTGTTATGATCAACACGCCATTCTCTGCATTCCCAGGTACACCATTCGGTGGCTATAAACAATCCGGGTTTGGCCGTGAGTTATCAATCGGATCGCTTGATCTTTACACTGAAACGAAAAGTATCATGTCGTACTTTGGCAGTCGCCCAGTAAATCCATTTGGGCTTTAA
- a CDS encoding enoyl-CoA hydratase-related protein — MFETIRYAVRDGVAWLILNRPDKLNAFIAQMNREVKNAVKAASNDDEVRCIVITGEGRAFCSGQDLSEVDELMDHGQVLRDHYGPMIKQIRQCEKPIIAAVNGIAAGAGFSLALACDFRLVSERASFLNAFIHVGLIPDSGNLYYLTQLVGQAKAAELAILGEKVPAADAVAMGLAKQLILSETWDADVTAFAARLVALPTKAIGLIKRSLKAVNDLSFEDYLEQEAQGQRIAGLTSDHREGIDAFMHKRKPVYSGQ; from the coding sequence ATGTTTGAGACGATTCGTTACGCTGTCAGAGATGGAGTTGCATGGCTCATCTTAAATAGACCTGACAAACTGAATGCATTTATTGCACAGATGAACCGAGAGGTGAAGAATGCAGTCAAAGCCGCCTCCAATGATGACGAAGTTCGTTGTATTGTCATTACTGGCGAAGGACGGGCGTTTTGTTCAGGACAGGATTTGTCGGAAGTTGATGAACTAATGGATCATGGTCAAGTGTTAAGAGACCATTATGGTCCGATGATTAAGCAAATTAGACAATGTGAAAAACCGATTATTGCTGCAGTAAATGGGATAGCTGCTGGAGCGGGATTTAGCCTTGCACTTGCTTGTGACTTCAGGCTTGTTTCTGAACGTGCTAGTTTTTTGAATGCGTTCATCCATGTCGGCCTTATTCCAGATTCAGGTAATTTATATTATTTAACGCAATTAGTTGGCCAAGCCAAAGCGGCGGAACTAGCTATTTTAGGTGAAAAAGTACCTGCTGCAGATGCAGTGGCAATGGGTCTTGCAAAACAACTGATTTTATCAGAAACATGGGATGCTGACGTTACCGCATTTGCCGCACGTCTTGTAGCTCTGCCGACAAAAGCAATCGGTTTGATTAAACGTTCATTGAAAGCGGTTAATGATCTTTCATTTGAAGATTATCTTGAGCAAGAAGCACAAGGGCAGCGAATAGCTGGTTTAACGAGCGATCATCGCGAAGGTATCGATGCATTTATGCACAAAAGAAAACCTGTTTATTCAGGACAATAG
- a CDS encoding enoyl-CoA hydratase/isomerase family protein has product MNGYEFIETIVMGNIVVIELNRPRQLNSLNRKMVGEIVAAMERFDREEDIRVIVLTGKGRTFSAGADIDEMTNDNPISLELLNQFADWDRFALIKKPIIGAVKGLVFGGGFELALCCDLLIAASGTEFSFPEVGLGVMPGAGGTQRLTKLAGRTKALEWLWTGERISVETALKHGVINKIVAPELLMEETMKFANRLAKQPPLSLRLIKDSVNKAVDYPLYEGMQYERKNFYLLFASQDQKEGMNAFVEKRKPDYHGK; this is encoded by the coding sequence ATGAACGGCTATGAATTCATAGAAACGATAGTAATGGGAAATATCGTGGTGATTGAATTGAATCGTCCACGCCAGTTAAATTCATTGAATCGAAAAATGGTTGGTGAAATCGTCGCAGCAATGGAGCGATTTGACCGTGAAGAAGACATTCGCGTTATTGTACTCACTGGAAAAGGACGCACATTTTCAGCTGGAGCTGACATTGATGAAATGACAAATGATAATCCAATTAGCCTCGAACTCCTGAACCAATTTGCTGATTGGGATCGTTTTGCTCTTATTAAAAAGCCGATCATTGGAGCAGTAAAAGGCCTTGTTTTTGGTGGAGGATTTGAGCTTGCACTGTGCTGTGATCTTTTAATTGCCGCAAGTGGTACAGAATTTTCATTCCCCGAAGTTGGCCTTGGTGTCATGCCAGGTGCAGGAGGTACACAGCGGCTGACGAAACTTGCGGGCCGTACGAAAGCATTGGAATGGCTATGGACAGGGGAGAGGATTTCCGTAGAAACAGCTCTGAAACACGGAGTCATCAACAAAATTGTTGCCCCTGAACTATTAATGGAAGAAACGATGAAATTCGCAAATCGACTTGCCAAACAGCCACCACTATCGCTGCGCCTCATTAAAGATTCGGTTAATAAAGCAGTGGACTATCCGTTATATGAAGGAATGCAATATGAACGAAAAAATTTCTACCTACTTTTCGCTTCACAAGATCAAAAAGAAGGTATGAACGCATTTGTTGAGAAAAGAAAACCGGATTATCACGGAAAGTAA
- a CDS encoding EthD family reductase, with translation MAKLIALYKHPENKEEFDDHYFNVHGPLTAKIPGLREMKVTKITGSPMGGGGKYYLTCEMQYDNLEALQAGLRSPEGKASGKDLMGFAGNLVTLMIGEDA, from the coding sequence ATGGCTAAATTAATCGCATTATACAAACACCCTGAAAACAAAGAGGAATTTGATGATCATTACTTTAATGTTCATGGACCCCTTACAGCTAAAATCCCTGGACTACGCGAAATGAAAGTGACTAAAATCACGGGGTCTCCAATGGGGGGGGGAGGGAAATACTACCTCACATGTGAAATGCAGTATGACAATTTAGAAGCGTTGCAGGCAGGTTTACGCTCACCGGAAGGGAAGGCATCCGGTAAGGATTTAATGGGGTTTGCAGGTAATCTTGTCACATTAATGATTGGTGAAGATGCGTAA
- the paaD gene encoding 1,2-phenylacetyl-CoA epoxidase subunit PaaD yields the protein MTTFKDVTTERIFEVLMNVKDPEIDSVSIMDLGMVGEVTVEGNNVKITLLPTFLGCPALEFIKNNTINAVGEIPEVETIEVEFVFHPPWTSDRITEQGHVNLRAFGIAPPPRNFEEDGSWHVDCAYCGSTYVTMENVFGPTACRSILYCKSCKNVFEAMKPVSTLM from the coding sequence ATGACTACGTTTAAAGATGTTACAACAGAACGCATTTTTGAAGTACTTATGAATGTTAAAGATCCTGAAATTGATTCAGTGAGCATTATGGACCTCGGTATGGTAGGCGAGGTCACAGTCGAAGGAAATAACGTGAAGATCACTCTACTTCCGACCTTTTTGGGATGTCCGGCACTCGAATTTATTAAAAATAATACGATAAATGCAGTGGGGGAAATTCCGGAAGTTGAGACTATTGAAGTGGAATTCGTCTTTCATCCACCGTGGACGTCAGACCGCATAACAGAACAAGGGCATGTGAATTTGAGAGCGTTTGGAATAGCTCCACCACCCCGTAATTTTGAAGAGGATGGCTCGTGGCATGTAGACTGCGCTTATTGTGGATCTACATATGTGACAATGGAAAATGTTTTTGGACCGACTGCATGCAGAAGTATTTTGTATTGTAAGAGCTGTAAAAATGTATTTGAGGCAATGAAACCAGTTTCAACACTAATGTAA
- the paaC gene encoding 1,2-phenylacetyl-CoA epoxidase subunit PaaC, whose protein sequence is MSTIENSLTAENKEAITSLLFQLADDDLLYSYRGSEWLGLAPHIEEDVASSSISQDSMGHAAMYYKLLEDLGMGKADDLAHLRQAHERRNSIVTERVNGEGYYMETPQYDWAYQVVRSYFFTQAKKVKVDSLCGSSYRPLAEVAIKVKMELYYHRLHWETWFKQLMNSTDIAKNKMNDAIILVMADFGDVFSYGNQKQEIENSNLIDSEEEMKKKWTASISSVFAALKMEVPAISIHTFKNGRNGEHTKDLDEALLTLSEVYKLDPVAVW, encoded by the coding sequence ATGAGCACCATCGAAAATAGTCTGACCGCGGAAAACAAAGAAGCGATAACGAGCTTGTTATTCCAGTTGGCGGATGATGATTTATTGTACTCCTACCGTGGATCTGAATGGCTTGGACTCGCTCCCCATATTGAGGAAGATGTCGCTTCTTCTTCAATTAGCCAAGATAGTATGGGGCATGCGGCAATGTACTACAAACTCCTCGAAGATTTAGGGATGGGAAAAGCGGATGATCTCGCCCATTTGAGACAGGCACATGAAAGAAGAAACAGTATAGTAACTGAGCGGGTGAACGGGGAAGGCTATTATATGGAAACGCCACAATACGATTGGGCATATCAAGTTGTTAGAAGTTATTTTTTCACCCAGGCAAAAAAAGTGAAAGTCGATTCGCTATGCGGAAGTTCGTACAGACCTCTGGCTGAAGTGGCTATAAAAGTGAAAATGGAACTTTATTATCATAGATTGCACTGGGAAACCTGGTTTAAACAATTAATGAATTCAACAGATATCGCAAAAAACAAAATGAATGATGCAATCATTCTTGTTATGGCGGACTTTGGAGATGTGTTTTCGTATGGAAATCAGAAACAAGAGATTGAAAACAGTAACTTAATAGATAGCGAGGAAGAAATGAAGAAGAAATGGACAGCTAGCATTAGCTCTGTATTCGCAGCTCTGAAAATGGAAGTGCCGGCCATTTCGATTCACACCTTTAAAAACGGACGTAACGGCGAGCATACAAAAGATTTGGATGAGGCGCTTCTCACACTTTCCGAAGTTTATAAGCTTGACCCGGTAGCTGTCTGGTAA
- the paaB gene encoding 1,2-phenylacetyl-CoA epoxidase subunit PaaB, translating into MAQEKMFYQEYEVFSKRTPSSAFQHQFSLLAPNEQMAFILAQENFMRREPVADIWIVNRKHIRKMDTEEKMTLGRLDNKDYRTTKGYGYLKKKWRHYEQEMLDEKEILSWGGDRK; encoded by the coding sequence ATGGCACAAGAGAAAATGTTTTATCAAGAGTATGAAGTTTTTAGCAAGCGGACACCAAGCTCTGCATTCCAGCATCAATTCAGCTTACTGGCTCCAAACGAACAAATGGCATTCATTTTGGCACAGGAAAATTTCATGCGTCGGGAACCGGTTGCTGACATTTGGATAGTGAATCGAAAGCATATTAGAAAGATGGATACAGAAGAAAAAATGACACTTGGCAGACTTGACAATAAAGATTATCGTACGACAAAAGGATACGGCTACTTAAAGAAAAAGTGGCGTCATTACGAACAAGAAATGTTGGATGAAAAAGAAATCTTGTCATGGGGAGGAGATCGGAAATGA
- the paaA gene encoding 1,2-phenylacetyl-CoA epoxidase subunit PaaA, translating into MTGLHNSDEDKLAHFMQRIEAGDKIEADDWMPEEYRVTLIKLISMHGISEIMGALPEKEWVPKAPTLSRKLGIMAKVQDEMGHGQLLLRVTEDLLLPYGKNRGDIMQDLFNGDLKFHNVFHMETKTWADAGIIGWLVDGAAIITQTDMLKASYGPYGRALQRICAEEVFHAQHGESIIMALAEGTDDQKAMIQEALDRWWEALLMFFGPASKETTGSSKQDLTIKYKIRTKTNEDFRQLFFDKYIPRILSLGLTIPDTTFHYDKESKLWSYEQPNWEEFKRIIKNKGPRSQARLNLRRSSYENNAWVRDALSVTVN; encoded by the coding sequence ATGACAGGTTTGCACAATTCCGATGAAGATAAATTAGCGCACTTTATGCAACGTATTGAAGCAGGCGACAAAATAGAAGCAGATGATTGGATGCCTGAAGAGTATAGAGTGACATTGATTAAATTGATTTCAATGCATGGCATTAGCGAAATAATGGGAGCACTACCAGAGAAAGAATGGGTACCGAAAGCTCCGACCCTTAGTAGAAAGCTTGGCATTATGGCAAAGGTACAGGACGAAATGGGCCATGGTCAGCTACTACTTCGAGTTACGGAAGATTTACTACTGCCTTATGGAAAAAATCGTGGAGATATAATGCAAGACTTATTCAATGGGGATTTGAAATTTCATAATGTATTTCACATGGAAACAAAAACATGGGCGGATGCGGGCATCATAGGCTGGCTTGTTGATGGAGCAGCTATCATTACACAAACGGATATGCTTAAGGCTTCATATGGACCTTATGGAAGAGCACTGCAACGCATTTGTGCTGAAGAAGTATTTCATGCACAGCATGGAGAGTCCATCATTATGGCATTAGCAGAAGGCACAGATGATCAAAAAGCAATGATTCAGGAAGCGTTAGATCGTTGGTGGGAAGCACTACTAATGTTCTTTGGACCGGCAAGCAAAGAAACGACGGGTTCATCGAAGCAAGACTTGACGATTAAATATAAAATCCGTACGAAAACAAATGAAGATTTCAGGCAATTATTTTTCGATAAATACATTCCGCGAATCTTATCCCTAGGATTAACAATTCCAGATACGACTTTCCACTACGATAAAGAAAGCAAGTTATGGTCATACGAGCAACCAAATTGGGAAGAGTTTAAGAGAATCATTAAAAATAAAGGGCCACGTTCTCAAGCACGTCTGAACTTGCGCCGGTCTTCTTATGAAAATAACGCATGGGTGCGTGATGCACTAAGTGTGACAGTTAATTAA
- a CDS encoding phenylacetate--CoA ligase family protein — protein sequence MKHDEMESLQLDRLRNTVGAVYEHVEFYRKKFEESGIVPADIKGLNDIAKLPFTNKQDFRDHYPFGLFAVPQEEIVRIHGSSGTSGKPTVVGYTLDDIKVWTEVVARSIVAAGGEKSDTFHNSYGYGLFTGGIGLHYGAEALGMAVVPMSGGNTDRQIMMIEDLKPRGICGTPSYMLNIAEKMKEAGIDPRQSSMEYGIFGAESWSEEMRIKIEQTFNLKAVDIYGLSEIIGPGVSVECHEAQDGLHVQEDHFYVEVINPETLQQVAEGEEGELVFTSLTKRALPVIRYRTGDISSISREICKCGRTTTRMSRVKGRIDDMMIIRGVNVFPSEVERVLLKVESLVPHYQIRLVRTEAMDNVELHVEVDTNLYETIAEDLTDTRAIQLKIEIQRSIKSACLISMDVVLNSPKTLPRSVGKAIRIVDLRNKNVVGV from the coding sequence ATGAAACATGATGAAATGGAAAGTCTCCAACTTGACCGTTTGCGAAATACGGTTGGAGCCGTTTATGAGCATGTTGAATTTTATCGTAAAAAATTTGAAGAGTCGGGAATTGTCCCAGCGGATATTAAAGGTTTGAATGATATCGCGAAATTGCCATTTACGAATAAACAGGACTTCCGAGATCATTATCCATTCGGTTTATTCGCAGTGCCGCAAGAGGAGATTGTCCGAATACACGGGTCTTCTGGAACAAGTGGGAAACCGACAGTTGTTGGCTATACATTAGATGATATAAAAGTGTGGACCGAAGTCGTTGCGCGTTCAATTGTGGCAGCAGGTGGTGAAAAGTCGGATACTTTCCATAATTCCTATGGTTACGGTTTATTTACAGGGGGAATCGGGCTTCATTATGGTGCGGAAGCTCTTGGGATGGCTGTTGTACCAATGTCAGGTGGGAACACGGATAGGCAGATAATGATGATTGAAGATCTTAAACCGAGGGGGATATGCGGTACTCCTTCATACATGTTGAATATTGCAGAAAAAATGAAAGAAGCAGGCATAGATCCAAGGCAATCGTCAATGGAGTACGGAATTTTCGGAGCTGAATCTTGGTCGGAAGAAATGCGGATAAAGATAGAGCAAACATTCAATCTGAAAGCGGTTGATATTTATGGATTGAGCGAAATTATCGGGCCTGGTGTCTCGGTTGAATGCCACGAAGCGCAAGATGGTTTACATGTACAGGAAGATCACTTCTATGTTGAAGTTATTAATCCTGAAACGCTTCAACAGGTTGCTGAAGGGGAAGAAGGGGAACTAGTATTTACTAGTTTAACGAAGAGAGCGCTTCCAGTAATCAGATATCGTACTGGTGATATCTCTTCAATCTCACGTGAAATATGCAAATGTGGCCGAACCACCACAAGAATGTCGAGAGTGAAAGGCCGTATAGACGACATGATGATTATTCGCGGCGTAAACGTCTTCCCTTCAGAGGTAGAACGAGTGCTTTTGAAAGTGGAAAGTCTTGTACCTCATTATCAAATTCGTTTAGTGAGAACTGAAGCGATGGATAACGTGGAGTTGCATGTTGAAGTTGACACTAATCTTTATGAAACGATTGCTGAAGATTTGACTGATACACGAGCAATTCAACTGAAAATAGAAATTCAAAGATCGATAAAATCAGCTTGTTTGATATCAATGGATGTCGTTTTGAACAGCCCTAAAACCTTACCCAGATCAGTAGGAAAAGCAATTCGAATTGTAGATTTAAGAAACAAAAATGTAGTCGGCGTGTAA
- a CDS encoding transposase family protein, whose protein sequence is MSCSTSIKSLLDIQDVNIIVDENCVKEGTYKGKRCKYISGKLSYIPTHCVKCGVKNTDFTVYKNGTQLSRITLPMTGINPTYLLLKKQRFMCQTCQCSFTAKTPIVQRNCFISQNVKAQVILKSAEAQSLTSIARDCSVSPPTRSTSNLPSRKTIYPALKNTT, encoded by the coding sequence TTGTCATGTTCTACTAGTATAAAATCTTTGCTTGATATTCAAGACGTGAACATTATTGTTGACGAAAATTGTGTAAAAGAAGGAACCTACAAAGGAAAAAGGTGTAAATACATTTCCGGGAAGTTAAGCTATATTCCCACACATTGCGTGAAATGCGGTGTGAAAAACACCGACTTTACAGTCTATAAAAACGGGACACAATTATCCAGAATTACCTTACCCATGACGGGTATAAATCCAACCTACCTACTTCTAAAGAAACAACGTTTCATGTGCCAGACCTGTCAATGCAGTTTTACTGCCAAAACACCTATTGTTCAAAGGAATTGTTTTATTTCACAAAATGTAAAAGCGCAGGTCATTTTAAAGTCTGCCGAAGCACAGTCACTTACGTCTATCGCAAGGGATTGTTCAGTATCACCACCAACCCGTTCAACGTCAAATTTACCAAGCCGCAAAACAATTTATCCCGCACTAAAAAACACTACCTAA
- a CDS encoding ISL3 family transposase has protein sequence MAFEYINAESGDILDILDRRNNRRIKNHFIVNYSLTDRQHVETVPIDMNAGYVSVIKELFPRAKIINDRFHLVQLINRSMNKCRIQVMNQLKMSHGDDMKKYRRLKCYWKLLLKKHSDLSSVEYKYYSLFGQRTGQSIIEEMLYYDPALKENYELYQELMESISDKDFGALSSCLINPVPSAISKYMRTSLKTLRKHLPFIENSFIYPYNNGRIEGNNNKIKALNRVAYGYRIFQNYRKRILLHFKLKPSVKQKEQEQSHVDVA, from the coding sequence ATGGCCTTCGAATATATAAATGCGGAATCAGGAGACATATTGGATATCCTAGACAGACGAAATAATCGTAGGATTAAGAATCACTTTATTGTGAACTACAGTTTGACTGACCGTCAACATGTGGAAACCGTACCAATTGATATGAATGCGGGTTATGTAAGTGTGATTAAAGAGTTATTTCCACGGGCGAAAATTATCAATGACCGATTCCATCTGGTTCAACTGATTAATCGCTCTATGAATAAATGTCGTATTCAGGTCATGAATCAGCTAAAAATGTCCCATGGGGACGATATGAAGAAATACCGTCGCCTTAAGTGTTATTGGAAGCTATTATTAAAAAAACATTCAGATCTATCCAGCGTAGAATATAAGTATTATTCATTGTTCGGTCAACGTACAGGGCAAAGTATTATAGAAGAGATGTTATATTATGATCCTGCCCTAAAAGAGAACTATGAACTTTATCAAGAATTAATGGAATCCATTTCAGATAAGGATTTCGGAGCATTATCGTCATGTTTAATAAATCCTGTTCCATCTGCAATTTCAAAATATATGAGAACAAGCTTAAAAACGTTGAGAAAACATCTTCCATTTATAGAAAACAGTTTTATTTACCCCTACAATAACGGAAGAATTGAAGGGAACAACAATAAGATTAAGGCATTGAATCGTGTCGCCTACGGGTATAGAATCTTCCAGAACTATAGAAAGCGAATTCTGTTACACTTCAAGTTAAAACCATCGGTTAAGCAGAAGGAACAAGAACAATCCCATGTTGATGTTGCGTAA
- a CDS encoding NAD-dependent succinate-semialdehyde dehydrogenase, with protein sequence MKQTLNVKQHLFYINGEWVGQNLEELNVVNPANGQIVGSVPIGGEEDANKAIEAAHDAFQSWSQTTAYERAVYLKRLYELMIEHRDELAQIMTMEMGKPINESIGEVTSAAAYLEWFAEEGKRVYGEILPTHTTSKRLQVWKKPVGVVAAITPWNFPAAMLTRKMGPALAAGCTIVIKPSSESPLTAIKMIELCEKAGFPKGVINLVTGSSSKIGKAIMKNEKIRKITFTGSTEVGKVLIEQSAHQVKRLSLELGGHAPLIVLNDANLDLAVKGAVASAFRNTGQTCVCANRIYVQSGIHDEFVEKFSEVVNKLKVGNGADTNVDIGPLINRASLDKVIHHVEDALSKGATLMTGGKLITQDGGTFYAPTVISNADPSMVIMKEETFGPVAPIQKVETVEEAIALANDTPYGLAAYVFTDSVAIGTRLIEQLNFGIVGWNDGTPTAVQAPFGGMKESGVGREGGREGIEAYLETQYVSIAIS encoded by the coding sequence ATGAAACAAACGTTGAATGTGAAGCAACATTTATTCTATATAAACGGTGAATGGGTTGGACAAAATTTGGAAGAATTAAATGTTGTAAATCCAGCTAATGGCCAAATCGTAGGTAGTGTGCCAATTGGGGGAGAAGAAGACGCAAACAAGGCTATTGAAGCTGCTCATGATGCGTTTCAATCATGGTCACAAACGACAGCTTATGAGCGTGCAGTTTATTTGAAAAGGCTATATGAGCTTATGATAGAACATCGGGATGAATTAGCTCAAATAATGACGATGGAAATGGGCAAACCAATTAATGAATCCATAGGAGAAGTGACAAGTGCCGCTGCTTATCTGGAATGGTTCGCTGAAGAAGGAAAACGCGTTTATGGAGAAATCTTGCCAACTCACACGACGAGTAAACGCTTGCAAGTTTGGAAAAAACCAGTTGGAGTGGTAGCAGCTATCACTCCTTGGAATTTCCCAGCTGCCATGTTAACGAGAAAAATGGGGCCGGCATTAGCCGCGGGTTGTACCATTGTTATTAAACCATCTAGTGAAAGCCCGCTGACAGCTATAAAAATGATAGAGTTATGTGAAAAAGCAGGGTTTCCTAAAGGTGTCATTAACTTGGTGACGGGATCTTCAAGTAAAATCGGAAAAGCAATAATGAAAAATGAAAAGATCCGAAAAATCACCTTTACCGGATCTACCGAAGTTGGGAAAGTATTAATAGAACAAAGTGCACATCAAGTAAAACGATTATCACTTGAACTTGGTGGACATGCACCTTTGATTGTATTAAACGATGCCAATTTGGATCTAGCTGTGAAAGGTGCGGTTGCCTCCGCATTTAGAAATACCGGTCAAACGTGCGTTTGTGCCAATCGTATTTATGTACAGTCAGGTATTCACGACGAGTTTGTAGAAAAGTTCTCTGAAGTAGTTAATAAGTTGAAAGTAGGAAATGGTGCAGATACAAATGTAGATATTGGACCATTAATAAATCGAGCAAGTCTCGATAAGGTGATACATCATGTTGAGGATGCACTATCTAAAGGAGCTACACTTATGACTGGAGGCAAGTTAATTACACAAGATGGGGGAACTTTCTATGCCCCTACAGTCATTAGCAACGCGGATCCGTCCATGGTCATCATGAAAGAAGAAACATTTGGACCTGTAGCTCCTATTCAAAAAGTGGAAACAGTAGAAGAAGCAATCGCCCTAGCGAATGACACACCATATGGTTTGGCTGCCTATGTGTTCACTGATAGCGTAGCTATAGGTACACGATTAATCGAACAGCTTAACTTTGGTATTGTGGGTTGGAATGATGGAACTCCCACGGCAGTGCAGGCCCCTTTCGGAGGGATGAAAGAGAGTGGAGTTGGAAGGGAAGGCGGACGTGAAGGAATTGAAGCGTACCTGGAGACACAGTATGTTTCAATTGCGATTAGTTAA